Proteins found in one Primulina eburnea isolate SZY01 unplaced genomic scaffold, ASM2296580v1 ctg884_ERROPOS889272+, whole genome shotgun sequence genomic segment:
- the LOC140822540 gene encoding uncharacterized protein produces MEDDCSDVITRGWCTLDASMRLSDHISQCKLDLMAWAGDRFRCLPRQIKQKMDLLNSLKTHDMLQVSTIDIQWLEKEVELLSSKEEIYWKQRSRANWLAYGDRNSKYFHACASRRRARNLISGLVSSHGDWCTDKSSMAEIVLDYFSNLFMSTNPSDQVTSQAIEHIVPKVNADMNATLCAQFSAEEVRKALFDMHPNKAPGPDGMSTFFFQKYWHEIGREVSLAVLEILNGGRQFADWNETIVTLISKIKNPMTMKDFRPISLCNVCYKIVARAPKNRLRPLMNKVVDEFQRFEALHWIRSRKKGFAALKLDMSKAYDRIEWIFLEQIMLKLGFAQAWVEKMMWCVRSVKYSFALNGEIIGSLHPSRGLRQDDSHVFFKATIEECDGIRQCLSLYEKASGQLINFEKSSLSFSLIQMSKKLQFRYLIERVVTRLQGWGHKPFSAGGKETLIKSVLQSIPTYAMSCFHLPKAIGEAIERECANLWWGMQEGKKKMHWKTWQSLYVTKCMGGMGFRHLESFNKALLAKQLWRIISDPESLVARVLKARYFKHQDIMHASLRTNPSYTWRSLLWSRNLLNEGLRWRSAHESLNSGNKRNMIIPLARWMRPQLDQQRLEVDAAVNEATGNYSIDGIVRDHAGHLLIAFGGKISKPLSVVHGELVAIQEGLRNQEEVVSEDNEQGGDRESQVDVDVKVKLRESGRGDVFGGCNGQLEWGKCGQVVKMSGEHARARVWRADVRERKSEVNVDKESSNGKRK; encoded by the exons ATGGAAGATGATTGCTCGGATGTTATTACCAGGGGCTGGTGCACTTTGGATGCTTCTATGAGGCTTTCAGATCATATCTCACAATGTAAATTAGATCTCATGGCTTGGGCAGGCGACAGATTCCGTTGTCTCCCGCGACAAATCAAACAAAAAATGGACTTACTTAATAGCCTGAAAACTCATGACATGTTGCAAGTCTCTACGATTGATATTCAGTGGCTAGAGAAAGAGGTAGAGCTCCTCTCATCCAAGGAGGAAATATACTGGAAACAGCGGAGTAGAGCTAACTGGCTGGCATATGGTGACCGTAACTCGAAGTACTTCCATGCTTGTGCATCACGTCGAAGAGCTAGGAACTTGATTTCTGGCCTGGTATCCTCACATGGGGATTGGTGTACAGATAAAAGTAGCATGGCTGAGATAGTTTTGGATTACTTCTCCAACTTATTCATGTCGACAAACCCTTCGGACCAGGTCACGTCCCAAGCCATTGAACACATTGTGCCGAAGGTGAATGCAGATATGAACGCGACTTTATGTGCGCAATTCTCGGCTGAAGAGGTTAGGAAAGCTTTGTTTGACATGCACCCGAACAAAGCCCCCGGACCGGATGGTATGTCGActttctttttccaaaaatattGGCATGAAATAGGCAGAGAAGTATCACTGGCCGTCTTGGAAATTCTTAATGGAGGAAGGCAGTTTGCAGACTGGAATGAGACCATAGTCACTCTCAtctcaaaaattaaaaatcccATGACCATGAAAGACTTCCGTCCAATTAGCTTGTGTAATGTGTGTTATAAAATTGTTGCTCGAGCCCCGAAAAATAGGCTCCGCCCTCTTATGAATAAGGTAGTCGACGAGTTCCAAA GATTTGAGGCTCTGCATTGGATACGTAGCAGGAAGAAAGGATTTGCGGCTTTGAAACTTGACATGAGTAAGGCATATGATCGCATTGAATGGATCTTCTTGGAACAAATTATGCTAAAACTGGGCTTTGCTCAAGCATGGGTTGAAAAAATGATGTGGTGCGTCCGCTCAGTCAAATACTCTTTTGCGCTTAATGGTGAGATCATTGGCAGTTTGCATCCAAGTAGAGGGCTGCGTCAAG ATGATAGCCATGTATTCTTTAAGGCAACTATTGAGGAGTGTGATGGAATCCGTCAGTGTCTCTCGTTGTATGAAAAGGCTTCGGGCCAGCTCATTAATTTCGAGAAATCCTCATTATCTTTCAGCCTAATACAGATGAG CAAGAAGCTACAATTTAGATACCTTATTGAGAGAGTGGTTACCAGACTGCAAGGGTGGGGTCATAAGCCTTTCTCAGCCGGAGGCAAAGAAACTTTAATCAAGTCTGTGCTCCAGTCAATTCCCACGTATGCTATGTCTTGCTTTCACTTACCTAAGGCCATCGGCGAGGCGATTGAAAGGGAATGTGCGAACCTTTGGTGGGGTATGCAGGAAGGGAAGAAGAAAATGCATTGGAAAACCTGGCAATCATTATACGTCACAAAGTGCATGGGTGGCATGGGATTTAGGCATCTGGAGTCTTTCAATAAAGCTCTACTAGCAAAACAGCTATGGAGAATAATCAGTGATCCAGAATCTCTAGTGGCGCGTGTCCTCAAGGCAAGATATTTCAAGCATCAGGACATTATGCATGCTTCCCTCAGAACCAATCCATCATATACCTGGAGATCACTTTTGTGGAGCAGGAATCTCCTGAATGAGGGGCTCCGTTGGCGG TCAGCTCATGAATCACTGAATTCAGGCAACAAACGAAACATGATAATTCCACTTGCAAGATGGATGAGACCGCAGCTGGATCAACAACGGTTGGAAGTGGATGCTGCAGTTAATGAGGCTACAGGTAATTACTCAATAGATGGGATAGTGCGAGACCACGCGGGACACCTGCTGATAGCCTTTGGGGGAAAAATTTCCAAGCCATTATCGGTTGTCCACGGGGAATTGGTGGCTATTCAAGAAGGATTACGG AATCAAGAGGAAGTTGTGAGTGAGGATAACGAGCAAGGAGGAGATAGAGAAAGTCAAGTTGATGTCGATGTGAAAGTGAAGCTAAGAGAGAGCGGGAGAGGCGATGTATTTGGTGGGTGTAATGGACAATTGGAATGGGGAAAGT GTGGGCAAGTTGTGAAGATGTCAGGCGAGCATGCGAGGGCAAGGGTTTGGCGAGCAGATGTTCGAGAGAGGAAGAGTGAGGTGAATGTAGACAAAGAAAGCAGTAATGGAAAGAGAAAGTGA